The Vibrio echinoideorum DNA window AGTGCTGTGTTCGACCATGATAATTAAACCTTTTAGTCGAGTGACTATTTGAATTAACCTCTTGGGTCAGAGGCGTGATAGCTATGAACTGCGTTAGCTTGTTTCTTTGAGGAGGTAGGCTTGCTGCATTCGGTTCTTCGCTTTACACTAATAGCGAGAGCCTCGGTTATCCCTGCTTTATTCTTTGAGTTACTATTTACTGTCTGGCCAGAAGTAATGGTATCAATTTGAATCTAACGTAATTGCAAAGCAGCCCACCGAGGACATACGATAAGCCTAAGGTACTCTCCCTCCCATATTTGGTGATGGAATACCCGGCACCGCACCCAGAATTCAAATTAATGAAAACATTCTGTATGTAGCTGTTATACAAAGCCTGTGGCTTTGTCGTATCTGAAAGTAAGAGCAATTGTGCAAGGACTTCTTGCACAAATTATTTTACTGCCATCTAAATTGATTGAGGTTAAACTGAAGGTTAGCTAGTTTAAAATGGGAAGTGATCTTCTTCATACCCTTCAACCCAAGTTACTAGCTTTTCAAGCTCATCACCTTCGGGTGTGCCTGGTTCAGCCACATCAAACAAGGATTCAATTCTTTTCAAAACGGCTTTATAGTCGCTTTCTGAGGGTTCTAGTCCCACTTCATCTAATGAAACTGTAGCAAGCCCATCAGCGTGGGCAGTATTAGGTGTAATACCCTTAAGCAGTTCTTTTTCTGATAGATTTTTCTTGCTCATAAGTCGTTTCTCGATTCGAAAATGACATTAGATTAGTTTATAACATAATGGACTACTAGCCGTAATGTAGAACCTTATTCAAAACACACAATGGGGCACTTTCAAGCTAGAAAGTGCCAAGGGTAGAAATTCAACCTAAGAAACTCTTGGACAATTCCGTGTTTGGTCATGTACTAATTTAGCTCCACACGGATAACTTTTCGTATTGAAAAATCACTTAGTGCGTTGTCCAGTATTGCTGGTGCAGATCCGTTCGTAACTCTACCCAAGGACAAATCTATCGCGCACATTGTTTAGTTCAGATATCGCCTTTTCAATTTGTTGCCGCTGTTCAATATTCGCTTCTGATGTGCTCTGTAAGTCTTGCAATGCTTCAGAAACATGGCGAATTTCAGTCGTATAGAAAGATGTTGATAACTCATCCATACGTTTAACAAACTCAATTTTCAACTCAAGAAATATTTCCCGATAATTCTTCCTAATATCGCGTCTAGCAGCTATTAGGTCTGCAGCGCGTTTCTCTTGATGAATGTCGTCATTGATTTGTACGATTACGCCGATTAACGCCATAACCGGCCCGATAAACTTCGCAGCTGAGCCAATTTTTTCAGCAATATTAATAGCTTGATAAGGTTTAAATTTGGCGCCAAAAAAGTGTCCTACCTCCAGGACTGCTTTGTGGAGGTTACTGCCCGATGCTGCTTTCATCCCTTCTTTAGCAGTCTTATTGATCGCCTGATTTGATAACCATGAGAATCCTTTCTCTGCGGACTTAAGAGTCTGCTGTGTTTTTACCGAACTCTCATATTTATCGCCGATATTATGCGTTTCAATATCAATATCTGCATTAGCATTAAGTTGATGTGTAGCTTGAAAATGATCGCTCAAAGCGGCTTTGAGTGACTCTGCTAGCGGGCTTGTATCCAGCTCTTGCAGATCAGATTCAAGAGTACTTAAAGCTGAATCGACGATTTTCTCAAGTTTCAGCTGGGTTTGCTTAACTTGAGCAAGAACATCACCTGCAGAGCGCTGCTGTATTTGCTTAAAATCCGCCTCATTGAGGCCATCATCCACTGACTCCGCCAGCTCATCACCAATAAGTAGAATATTTTGCTCCATTTCAGCTAAATTGCCATCAAACTGCTCTTGAAGCTGCTTTTGACTAGACTTTAATATCCTCATCTTTTGCTGAAGCAGTTCAACCAGCGCTTCCTGCGTCGGATCTTCAGCGGCCAACTTGCCTAGTAACTCTTCTAACTGAGTGTGTATAGCGGCTAACGGTGTAGTCACCTTGCCTAGCAAACCTCTCTCTTGGGAAAATTTGTCAATAGCTTCGATAAAGCCACTAAAGTTGGATAGAGCCATTAACTCTGCTCTATCTTCTTCATCCTCTTCTTTTAATGACTCGAAATATGACTCTGCATCAACAAATACAATAGGAAAGTCTTCCGGTATTCTGGGTTCTAAAACCTCAGCAATCCCATTTAATTTGGTCTCCACAGTACCTGAATCGCGTTGAGATTTATTTACTACCAGAAGAATTTCTTTTTCTCTTCCTTTTGTAAAACATAGATCTCTAAATGCAGCCCCAACAACATCGTCAAACAGTTCATTTGTAATCACGTAAACCAACAAATCCGCTTGATCCATCGCTGCAAATGATGCTTCATCATGCTGCTCCCTTTCACCAGCAAGTATGCCAGGGGTATCCCATACAACCAGATCTTTGTAGTCATACTTAGTCACTTGATCGGTTGTCACGCCTGAGCCAATGGGAATGTCATCAAGTCCTGTTAATCCTTTAATTAGAGAGGATTTCCCAGAGCTATATTGGCCAACAAAAGCGATATTTAGCTTTGAATTTTGATACTCGTCTTGATTCGGAAAACTGAGGTCCAGTTCAGTTAACTTATTTCTCTTAGACAAATCAGCGATAAATGCCGATACCATCTGTTTAGCCTGATTAAACTTCAACTCTTCCATTAATGACAAACCTCACTCATTTCATGCATTGGTTTTGCAGATAACTTGATATTACAAATAGCAGCAGCCAACATAATATTGCGCCCCTGCTTTCCAATAATCCGTCCAAGATCTTCTTCTTTAGCAAAAATGAAATACTCTCCATTTTCACCTTCGACTCGAGCCCTATCTTTCCTAAGACCCAACATATGAGAAAGCATCTTTTCTACCGAGTTTTCGTATACTACTCTAACCCGCTCACCCAAAAGTGTCTGCAACGACGAGAGCAGCTCAGGCTCTTTAAAATGATTGGTGACGGTGAAATAGCAAGCGTAACCGGGTTGGCGGACTATGCGTTTAAACTGTGGTTTTTGATACTTATCTGAAGCCACGATATCCATAGACCGCAGCAAGTACCTTTCGTTTATGTCATGTTCTAATTGATCAAGCTGGAGAAACGCTTTTTCGAGAGACTGAATAAACCTCTCAAGCCCAATGCAGACCTCATTTAAGTCCGATTTAACCTGAAGTATCTGCTTTCGTTCGATATCCTTGTGAAACCATTTTGTGATTTCTTTAATCGAATTATCCCGTTGCACTGCTATTTCATCACGAATCTCTTTAGTTCGACTACGCTTTTCCATTTGTAGCTTCTTGGTTTTTGAATCAGAGAACATTTGAAATAAACCAAACACGAAGCCTGCCGCTGCTAGCCCCCAACCAATGGGATTCCAGCTATTTGCAAAAGCAATGGCAGAAAGAGCACCCAGCCCGGCTGCTGTCCAACCATTCATGCGTTTATAATCGAAAGGATCAAATGACCTTTTACTTCCCTCCATATTGAGCTTGCCACCAAGCTCTATATTCTTAGCCATATCCCGATTGAATTGTTCAAGATCAGCAGCAAGCTCTTCAGCTATATTATTTGCCACATTTTTGCAGTGTTCTTTTAAATCAAAAGAAGCAATGTGATCTTCAAGTCTATTGCCAAAATACTTAGACTGAATATTGTCATCAACAAAACTTGATATTGACTTCATTAACGGAGCAAAAGCGCGTCCGACATCTTTTTCAATCTTGTCCGGCACCCGTTTTGACTGGCGTTCGTGCCATATATAAACACGCTTCTGGGTATTAGCATATTCCTTGAGCAGCCCTTTCACTGATTCTTTCTGGGAACGAATCAATGTCTCAAGATCATCCGTATGGGTTAATGTCGAGCCTAATAGCGTTTGAACTCGCCTAGCACGGCCTTTATGCGTAATTTCATCTGTTAATAGCGTCAGAAGATTATCCATTCGACTGACTCGATAAAGATCTTCTTTTTGATCGCTATAGGCTTCCTGAGTCGACAAAAAAGCTGCTTGAGCATGTATAGGGACAATATGGATATATCTTGGGTTCATCCCCAGCTTTGCAGCTTCATTTCGCAACCTTTCCTTGTGTCCTTCCAAGTCTGAAGCATTGTAGATATAGCTATCGGGATCTTTTATCGCCTTTTTTCGATGAACATTCTTCTCCAGGTTTTTCTTCACGTTCACAACAAATATTAAAGGCTTGTTCAGCTGATAGGCGTATTTCAGCTCGGTAAATGTTGACTCCTGAATACTGTCATCGCTGAGTAAAAAGAGAACCACATCTGATTGTTCAAGAATGCTGCGTGCTATCTCTGTATCTTCCTCACCGTTATAAGCACCAAACCCTGGTGTATCTATAATACGAAGATGATTCCAGTCATACTGACGCACGTCTCGGGTCGTTCTTTGCGCCCCCATCCCTATAGTTGATCCATCCCCTCCAGTGATGGCTTCACGTATAGTGCTTTTACCCGCCATAGTGCGACCAAACAACATAACGCTAAAGCTTTTTAGTGACTCTTTCTGCTGTTCTAAAGCCTTTGCTTGCTTAGCCCTGAGCAACTCATAACCGGCACCCAAGCTGCTTTGAATATCAGTCAATCCCTTTGCCGCAACCTGATCCTTGGCGGTAACTTGTTCTGCCTTCCATGCAATATCGTTAAATTCATTGTTTAGGTTGTTAACAATTTGATCGCAACGCTTACTAAGCTTTACTGCCGCTTTGAATTCTTCCTGAGCAATCTTTTCGCAATCCTTCAATGCTTTGCGATAAGCATCCAGCTTCTTCATATATCTATTCTCACAATGAATAAGTCACTCAATTTTGTATGCTTAACGATTTATAGACGGATTTTTTCCGTCTTTGTATTCCGTCTATGCTGCTGCCATTAATTATGAAACTCAACTGGTATCGACCTGTTATGTGAATCGGCATGTAGTTATGGGGGGTGAATTACGGAAAAGTTCCGGACAAGAGATCAAAGTACGGATTAGATTAACTTGATCTATTGGTCTATTGGTCTATTGGTGTGCTGGTCAGGTGTTCCGTTCGCAGGTTCTGAGAAGGTTTGAGGCATTTTTGATTCAGAGTAATTTGTGCGCAGCCTGTTACACAAATTGGGAAACAGCCTGTTTCACAAATAAATCTCATGATGGTTTCATGCGTTCTAAACACGTATTGGGGTACTTCTGCGTTACGAAGTGCCAACTGTGAAGGTTCTGGACAATTTCGTGTCAGTGGCTTTTCTAAATTAGCAACTCATGGATAACTACAGATATGGAAAATCACTCAATTTAGTGTTCTATATTGTTGGGTCAGATCACTTGTGATTTTTCATATACTCGTACAGGAATGGGTGAGCGTGGTTTCTAATTTAGCGATTGGCGCATTATCTGAGGTCTTGAGCAATCTCTAAATCTAAATCACAGGCCCAATTCACCGAACTACTTCAGTTATGAGTTAAGCTCTTAGCTTCTTTTGTGTCTAAAAGTCATCACCATGTTGAAAAGCTCCTAAAAATATCTATGTTTAATATACGATATTAATTTGTAAGGATTATTTTTAGTATGAGTACAACTCCTATCAACATTCTGTTTGTTTGCGTTAAAAAAGGCGTAAGAGCGGCTATCGCTAAAGCAATTGTAGAGCAGCAGTCTAATGGGATGGTACAAGCAACTTGCTCAGGGTTTGAGACTGGAGGAACACCCCAAGCTATCTTAGACGAATTGTCTAACTTACTTTGTGTACCTATACAGACCGAAAGCAAAACTGTTTTTGAATACAAAAAGACAAAAGAAAATTTCGATTACGTGATTACGCTATGTGACCAAATAAGTATTGAGCAGTGTAATTTGTTTGTTGAATGCGTAAACGTGGTTTATTCACACATACCAAACAAGCTTCGCTGGAATATACCCAACCTTGGAGCCGCCCTAGAATTATCAGGGAATGACAGAACCATGTTTGTAAAAGAGGTCGTAGAGCAAATAACCTTTGAAGTGTCGCAACTCGTTGCAAACACTCAAGTAAAGAGCTGAACAACTTCTCATGTAAGGCTACACCTTAAGCTGCTGAAGCAACAACAAGGCTAGTGTAAACATAAGTTGAAGATGTTACTTATCCCAGTTACAAACGGCGCATAGTACTATTAAGTTACGGGCTTCATTCAACGCGTTCTTTCTGCCATCACGTTTCCGTACCTTACTATCACTACAAGTGTTAAATCCCGTGATAACAGAGCCTTATCTTTTCAAAGTCACACTTTCGATGTTCATCCGAAAATAAACTACATTTTTTTACAATCTAGTCTACTGTTAAAAACAGAAGGGATTCTTCTAACAACGTCATCAACTGGCAATCAGAACACAAAGATTCTGTCGCCAAGGCTAAAAAGGGACACACTACTATGGTTTTACAATCATGCCGCATCACTCTAACCAATCAAAGCATCTTTATTTGTCAATCAGTCGAGCATTCTCTTGATCTTCTTGAAGCTGAATTTAACAATGGTATTTCTAAAGTTAAGATCGATGCTAGTGATGGTTATGATATTCACTCCTATCATTTTGATTCGATTGAGGAATCTATTGAAAGCCTCATGAACCTCTAAGACGGACGACCGCCATAAACTAAGTCTCTATATTTCAAATAGGTGTTTATATAAAGCCTATATCAAGATATATAAAATGTCGCTTAGCGAAGTGTCCAGTCTGATTGGACATTTCAACTTTGTGCTTACACACATCATGCCGCCCATAATTGATACCTTATGATTTTTAGATTTCACATGAATTGTATCTGGGGAAATTCAGGTTGTCTAAAAACGCTAACATGTTGCCGAAACCAATAATGGGGCAGAACTGAGCTAGCAGGCACTTTTTAGAAAAGTGCCATGAGTAAAACTTCAGGTCTATCAAGCCTCTGGACAGAAACGTGTCAGCGAGTTTCCTAAATTAGCATCTCACGGATAACTTCAGGTATTGCAAACCTCCAATCAAGTGGCCAAATTCACTCAGCCACTACACTGGCGCGCACAATTGGATCTCGATTCATAAACCCTACGTTGTAGGTATCAAGCATAAACTCATTAGAAAGGACATACACTTAACCAAGAGAGCTTTTAACCTTAATATCTACAATCTTAGTTATTGCTGCGTGAAGATTTTTTAGTCATGACCCAGTGTCTGGGATGGAGATCTGATGAGGGAGCCAGTTCCACTCTTGCAGGAGTGGAACTGTGGTCGATAATTAAATATGGTCAGCTCGACAACCCTTAAGGGTTATCTTGCTGGAAGCAGTTGTACGCACTAACTGCCTAATTGCATCTGAAAATCAGTATGTTTGTATCCCCCATAACTTTGCGACACAACCTATTTTTGCACACCTATAGACAAGAAAAAGGGCTACCCAAAAGCAGTCCAGTTCCTTACCGAGAATTCTTAGAATTCGTAACCAACACCAGCCCCAATGCCAACGTTCTCTGAACCAGTTTCGTAAGCTGCGTTAGCTCGAACTGTTAGATGATCATCGAAGCGGTAACCAGAACCAACTGCGATTGCTGATTCGCTATCGTAGTTACCCGCGCCTGCAGTAACAGAGAACTTGCCAACTGAGTAAGGCATTACTAAGTTAGATGTAGCCATTGCCATTGCACCAATACCAGCTGTTTGTTTAGCTTGCTCTTCTAAATCAGAACGCAGATCTTTAATGTCAGCCGTGTTTTTGTTGATATCAACACGGTTCTGGTGAATATCTTGAGCGTTGTTCGCAATCTGAGTTGTGTTAGAGCGAGTTTGCCCACGAACCGCATAGATATCATCGTAGTTAGACTGAATCGCATGAGCGTTTGCAGTGATTACTTGAGCCGCCTCATTACGAGTGAGCTGATTGCTTTCCGCGTTAACTTCAGTTTTTGATTCGTTCTGTGCAATACCTTCTGCATTGATAGCAATATCACTTGAGTTTTTGCTTGCTGAAGATTGAGCATTTGCTGCAGCCACTTGAGCATCTAAACCAATCTGAGTATTGCCTTCGATATCTTTTGCATTGTTAGCAATGTCACTTGTGTTTTTGCTTGCTGTAGATTGAGCGTTTACCGCAGCTACTTGTGCGTCTAGTCCGATCTGTGTGTTATCAGCAATAGCAGTTGAGTTTGAATTAATGCTATCAGTGGCACGGCCAGCGAATGCTTGGATCGAAGCCTCAGCTTTTGCAGTGTGGTCGTTAGCAGCGGTAATCGCGGCTGTATTTGAATTGATGCTATCAGTTGCGCGACCCGCAAAAGATTGGATCGAAGCTTCGGCTTGTGCAGTGTGCTCATTAGCCAAAGCAATGTCACTTGAGTTTTTGCTTGCTGAAGATTGAGCATTTACTGCAGCCACTTGAGCATCTAAACCAATCTGAGTATTGCCTTCGATATCTTTTGCATTGTTAACAATGCCACTTGTGTTTTTGCTTGCTGTAGATTGAGCACTAGCCGCAGCTACTTGTGCGTCCAGTCCGATCTGTGTGTTTGCTTTGATGCTATCAGTTGTGCGGCTAGCGAATGCTTGGATAGAAGCTTCGGCTTTTGCTGTGTGGTCGTTAATAGCCGTGATGGATTTATCCATCGTAGCAATTGCGCCCAATGCATGCTGACTATCTTGTTCGGCTGTGTGAATTCTTCCACTTTGATCGTTGATCGTCATTTCTTGATTTGATAAACGTGCGTGATTCTCGTCAATCGTTTTTTGCTGATCTGCATTATCTTGCCGATTCTGCGCTGACATTTGCAAAGCATGCATGGTTAATTGATTACTAGCCGCTTTGTTGTCGTCCATTTGGCTGTAAATTGCGCTTTCATTTACGTGAATCTGTTGTTCTAAATGATAAATGTTATTTGTATTGGACTTAACGCCATTTTCAACAGAATTTAAAAGGTGCTGATTTGAAGCGACCTGAGCATTTGTTACTTTTAGATGGCTAGAAACCGTATTGATTCCTAGATTTGCGTTATTGTTAACGCCTTCAATACGTTGATTTGTTTGATCAAGTTTGAAATTAATTCCGCCGATATCGTCGGCATTTGTCGCCATTGCAGGAGCAGAAAGGATTG harbors:
- a CDS encoding GTPase domain-containing protein, whose product is MEELKFNQAKQMVSAFIADLSKRNKLTELDLSFPNQDEYQNSKLNIAFVGQYSSGKSSLIKGLTGLDDIPIGSGVTTDQVTKYDYKDLVVWDTPGILAGEREQHDEASFAAMDQADLLVYVITNELFDDVVGAAFRDLCFTKGREKEILLVVNKSQRDSGTVETKLNGIAEVLEPRIPEDFPIVFVDAESYFESLKEEDEEDRAELMALSNFSGFIEAIDKFSQERGLLGKVTTPLAAIHTQLEELLGKLAAEDPTQEALVELLQQKMRILKSSQKQLQEQFDGNLAEMEQNILLIGDELAESVDDGLNEADFKQIQQRSAGDVLAQVKQTQLKLEKIVDSALSTLESDLQELDTSPLAESLKAALSDHFQATHQLNANADIDIETHNIGDKYESSVKTQQTLKSAEKGFSWLSNQAINKTAKEGMKAASGSNLHKAVLEVGHFFGAKFKPYQAINIAEKIGSAAKFIGPVMALIGVIVQINDDIHQEKRAADLIAARRDIRKNYREIFLELKIEFVKRMDELSTSFYTTEIRHVSEALQDLQSTSEANIEQRQQIEKAISELNNVRDRFVLG
- a CDS encoding GTPase, which produces MKKLDAYRKALKDCEKIAQEEFKAAVKLSKRCDQIVNNLNNEFNDIAWKAEQVTAKDQVAAKGLTDIQSSLGAGYELLRAKQAKALEQQKESLKSFSVMLFGRTMAGKSTIREAITGGDGSTIGMGAQRTTRDVRQYDWNHLRIIDTPGFGAYNGEEDTEIARSILEQSDVVLFLLSDDSIQESTFTELKYAYQLNKPLIFVVNVKKNLEKNVHRKKAIKDPDSYIYNASDLEGHKERLRNEAAKLGMNPRYIHIVPIHAQAAFLSTQEAYSDQKEDLYRVSRMDNLLTLLTDEITHKGRARRVQTLLGSTLTHTDDLETLIRSQKESVKGLLKEYANTQKRVYIWHERQSKRVPDKIEKDVGRAFAPLMKSISSFVDDNIQSKYFGNRLEDHIASFDLKEHCKNVANNIAEELAADLEQFNRDMAKNIELGGKLNMEGSKRSFDPFDYKRMNGWTAAGLGALSAIAFANSWNPIGWGLAAAGFVFGLFQMFSDSKTKKLQMEKRSRTKEIRDEIAVQRDNSIKEITKWFHKDIERKQILQVKSDLNEVCIGLERFIQSLEKAFLQLDQLEHDINERYLLRSMDIVASDKYQKPQFKRIVRQPGYACYFTVTNHFKEPELLSSLQTLLGERVRVVYENSVEKMLSHMLGLRKDRARVEGENGEYFIFAKEEDLGRIIGKQGRNIMLAAAICNIKLSAKPMHEMSEVCH
- a CDS encoding arsenate reductase/protein-tyrosine-phosphatase family protein; protein product: MSTTPINILFVCVKKGVRAAIAKAIVEQQSNGMVQATCSGFETGGTPQAILDELSNLLCVPIQTESKTVFEYKKTKENFDYVITLCDQISIEQCNLFVECVNVVYSHIPNKLRWNIPNLGAALELSGNDRTMFVKEVVEQITFEVSQLVANTQVKS
- a CDS encoding YadA-like family protein — its product is MKNTAKLTLLTASITAILSAPAMATNADDIGGINFKLDQTNQRIEGVNNNANLGINTVSSHLKVTNAQVASNQHLLNSVENGVKSNTNNIYHLEQQIHVNESAIYSQMDDNKAASNQLTMHALQMSAQNRQDNADQQKTIDENHARLSNQEMTINDQSGRIHTAEQDSQHALGAIATMDKSITAINDHTAKAEASIQAFASRTTDSIKANTQIGLDAQVAAASAQSTASKNTSGIVNNAKDIEGNTQIGLDAQVAAVNAQSSASKNSSDIALANEHTAQAEASIQSFAGRATDSINSNTAAITAANDHTAKAEASIQAFAGRATDSINSNSTAIADNTQIGLDAQVAAVNAQSTASKNTSDIANNAKDIEGNTQIGLDAQVAAANAQSSASKNSSDIAINAEGIAQNESKTEVNAESNQLTRNEAAQVITANAHAIQSNYDDIYAVRGQTRSNTTQIANNAQDIHQNRVDINKNTADIKDLRSDLEEQAKQTAGIGAMAMATSNLVMPYSVGKFSVTAGAGNYDSESAIAVGSGYRFDDHLTVRANAAYETGSENVGIGAGVGYEF